The genomic interval TGGGCGGTCGCGCCGAGACCGCGAAGCCGCTGAAGGCCGGTCGCCGCGTTCGGCGGGGAGACCGGCGCACAGGAGGGGCTACAGCGCGGTCGCTTCCAGGATCAGTGCCTGCGGTGCGCGGAGGTACGCGGACCAGTAGGCGTCCCCGAGGAGTTCCCGGCCTCGGGGTGACACGGCCATAGGTGTCCAGGCCGTGCCGGCGAACCCTGCCGCGCGGGCGGCTCTTTCGTAGGTGTCGCGCGACCACCAGTGCGCGGTGACGTGCAACCGGCCGCCGCTGGGGAGGGTCGCGTCCAGGGTGACGGGGGCGCCTTCCCGCTCGTCCGGCTGCGTCAGGGTGAAGCCGTACGGGGCGTAGTAGGCGGTGCCCCGCCCGTAGTCCGGGTTCAGCGTGACGGCGACGAGGCGGCCTCCGGTGGGACGCAGCGCGCGGCGTGCCGTGGTGAGGACGGCGGTCAGCTCCCGCTCGGAGCGGGCGTAGCACAGGACGTAGACACTCAGGACGAGGTCGGCGGTGCCTTCGGCGCCGTCCGTGACCGGCCGGGTGGCGTCGGCGCGCACGTACCGGGCGCCGACCGGTCGTGCTCGTTCGACGGCCCGTGCCGTGGCGAGCATGCCCGCGGAGCAGTCGACGCCGGTGACGCGGGCCGCGCCCCAGGCCGCCAGGCGGCGGGTGTAGAGCCCCGAGCCGCATCCGAGGTCGAGGACGTCGAGGCCCGTGACGTCGCCGACGGCCTTCCGGACCGAGTGGTGCTCCAGGTGTTCGCGGAACGGCAGCCGGGCGGATTCCTCGTAGAGACCGCCCAGGGCGTCGAAGGCGTCCGTCTCCTCGGTCGCGTCCACCACCGGGTTCAGGTGGCTTGTGCTCGGGTCGGCCATAAGGGGTTCACCTCCAGACGACGGGGAGGGCGGCGGGCCGCACGAACATGGACGTGGTGTCCCAGGCGATCTCCCGGGGCGACACGGCGAGCTCCAGGCCGGGCAGCCGCTCGAACAGGGCGCGGTAGGCGAGGGTCAGAGCGGTACGTGCCTGGGCGGCGCCGAGGCAGTAGTGGGGGCCCGCCCCGAAGGTGGGGTCGGCGTTCTCCCGCCGCTGGACGTCGAACCGGGCGGGGTCGCGGTAGTGGGCGGGGTCCCAGGTGGCGCCGAGCATCGTGGCGCATACGGCGTCGCCCTCCCGGATGAGGGTGCCGTGCAGTT from Streptomyces albireticuli carries:
- a CDS encoding class I SAM-dependent methyltransferase, producing the protein MADPSTSHLNPVVDATEETDAFDALGGLYEESARLPFREHLEHHSVRKAVGDVTGLDVLDLGCGSGLYTRRLAAWGAARVTGVDCSAGMLATARAVERARPVGARYVRADATRPVTDGAEGTADLVLSVYVLCYARSERELTAVLTTARRALRPTGGRLVAVTLNPDYGRGTAYYAPYGFTLTQPDEREGAPVTLDATLPSGGRLHVTAHWWSRDTYERAARAAGFAGTAWTPMAVSPRGRELLGDAYWSAYLRAPQALILEATAL